A DNA window from Streptococcus mutans contains the following coding sequences:
- a CDS encoding O-methyltransferase has protein sequence MVKSYSKNANHNMRRPVIKEDILHYMRHEQKENMGFLKELEIFAHEENIPIIPQETVVYFRFLLQTFQPKNILEIGTAIGFSALLMAENAPQANITTIDRNPEMIAIAKENFAKYDSRKQINLLEGDAANILTKLNGNYDFVFMDSAKSKYIVFLPTILECLEIGGIVVLDDVFQGGDIAKPIEEVHRGQRSIYRGLQKLFDATLKHPDLTASLLPLGDGLLLIRKNRKEIGLID, from the coding sequence ATGGTTAAATCTTACAGTAAAAATGCAAATCACAACATGCGACGTCCTGTTATTAAGGAAGACATTCTTCACTACATGCGTCATGAGCAAAAGGAAAATATGGGCTTTTTAAAGGAACTGGAAATATTTGCTCATGAGGAGAATATTCCAATCATTCCCCAAGAAACTGTTGTGTATTTTCGTTTTCTCTTGCAGACTTTTCAGCCTAAGAATATCTTAGAAATTGGGACAGCTATTGGTTTTTCAGCACTTTTGATGGCTGAGAATGCTCCGCAAGCAAATATTACGACCATTGACCGTAATCCTGAAATGATTGCTATAGCCAAGGAAAACTTTGCAAAATATGATAGTCGAAAGCAGATTAACTTGCTAGAAGGAGATGCTGCCAATATTTTAACTAAACTGAATGGGAATTACGATTTCGTTTTTATGGATTCAGCAAAGTCAAAATATATTGTTTTTTTACCAACTATTCTAGAGTGTTTAGAGATTGGCGGTATCGTTGTTTTAGATGATGTTTTTCAAGGCGGTGATATTGCTAAGCCAATTGAAGAAGTTCATCGCGGCCAGCGTTCCATTTATCGTGGTTTGCAAAAGCTATTTGACGCAACACTGAAACATCCTGATTTGACTGCCAGTTTGCTGCCGCTTGGTGATGGTCTGCTGCTGATTCGTAAAAACCGCAAAGAGATTGGTTTGATTGATTAA